A portion of the Puniceicoccus vermicola genome contains these proteins:
- a CDS encoding transposase family protein translates to MKSVLCSLFWEGYTLYKHKHLGKGHLLFILEALNDPVCGGCGQSCRRIHDQSLRRIRDCDLLDQRLSLELSVRRVRCGRCGTKTERI, encoded by the coding sequence TGGGAAGGCTACACTTTGTATAAACACAAGCATCTGGGAAAAGGGCATTTGTTGTTCATCCTAGAGGCCCTAAACGATCCGGTCTGTGGAGGTTGTGGGCAGAGTTGCCGGAGGATTCACGACCAGTCGCTGCGCCGTATTCGCGACTGTGATCTGTTGGATCAGCGGTTAAGTCTGGAGTTGAGTGTCCGTCGGGTTCGCTGCGGGCGCTGCGGGACGAAGACCGAACGCATTG